A region of the Lycium barbarum isolate Lr01 chromosome 1, ASM1917538v2, whole genome shotgun sequence genome:
TGTTGTTTTTGTAGATTATTACTAAACATAGaaatgtgtcatttttttttgggGACTGACTAAAAGGGAAGAGGGTCACagaaattgggacagagggagtaatatgtAAATTTATAATTTTGTTTGATGTTATATAAGACTTTGTAAATAAATTACACTTAGAGACTGGGCAAACTTGAAGGATGATGGTGTGTGCGTGGTTCAACTCACTTTAACTAATTATTGTATAATGTGAGATCCATGCATAAGGTAGTCAATTTTCTCAATATGTTCAATCCTAATTATAGGTTCAAGTCTAAATTCATAATTCATTTTTGTTCTATATTCTATACACTTTTTTTATTGACACACAAATAACACGTGCTAAAACTAGTAAGATAAATAAGTATGGGCTCAAGGGAACATCTAATCTAAAGCAATGTATATGGGAAACTCCTTATATTTCCCCCAACTATTCTAACACTTTCGACCAAACTTTCTTAGTCATCTATTATTCTAGAGATTTTTTGGTATcactcaaaaaattgaatatGTCAAACCTTCTAATCTTGAAAACATGGGACTCCTTGATACATGCCCTTTATGACCCCACAAAGGTCAGGGGTAAGGTCTACGCACACCCCACCCTCCCAGACTCACTTGTGGGACaatattgggtatgttgttgtatttgAACTTTATTATTCTTAAGCACCCACCAAAAGATTTTTCATGACACTTACTATGTACTTTCTCAACATCAAAGAATATCCCATTGGATATAACTTTTCCTCCCCTTTTAAATTTCGATCAATCTTTATAGCAAAAAATATAGCTTTTGTAATAAATCTACTAGGATGAACCTAAAATGTGCCTCTATCTCCCTTGTAATATCCTATATTATGCTCTATCACTCTTTTAAGAAGATTCATAGTATGCTTTATAAGTTCTATACCACGATCTTGCGCACATCTTTAATGTTTGGAGACTACAGGATTAAGCAACACTTTTCTACGTTTGGCATTTTTTAGAAATTAAAGGTCCAAGACATCATCTTTACTCTTTTATTAACCTATCACTAAAAAGCTTTAAAACAAAGAATGAAAATAGAAAACCATGTATAGAAAGGCACTTTTATTCAAATTACTATCAGTAAATAGAATATTAGAAAAGTTGGACTGCTGTGGCACTTAAGGCAGCAAGTGGAAAGATTTTAGTTAGCATAGACCGAGGAAACAGAGTCCAGCATTTACCACAAGACATTAAAAGAGAGAATATTATATCTGGACAGCAGAGTCAACTTTTTGGTGAATGTTCGGCATCGGATCCACCTCCTGCGGAGCTTTCGCTATCAGAATCTGCAATTGAGGTGAAACAATAAGGGGAAAATAAAGACTTAGAAATAAAAATATCCAATCTTGACACCCCAAAGCCCCAACCCCAACACACACACTCAAAAGAAAAAGGTACATCAAAACAAaagtgtgtgagagagagagagagagagagagagaaattaaAGAGAAAAAGTAAAACTACCACTTGATGATGACACCGAGTCAGTGTTAGAGCTGCTTGGCTGACTAACATCTTTTCCCTGATTTTCTACATGAGCAGGAGTGGAGGAAGTGCCTTTCTCTTCTGCTAGAACATACAACTGAGTTAATACTACCTCGAATGAAATAATTGGGTTGGCTATGTCTAAGAGTTGGCAATTCTCACATTTTAAAAACTTAcctgctttgctttcttttggaatttctacCACAACTGGGCTAGCATTCTGCAAAATAGCAAGGAGAGCATAAAACATAAAGCAAACGAGAATTACCCAAATTATATTATATCAGCAAAAATAATGCTCAATACTTTACCTCCTCCTGAACATTCGTCTCGACTTCCCTTTTTTCTTGATCAGCAagttcaatttttcttttgttcttgctcaAGCTCTTTTTGTAATTGGTAACAAACCTGTCAAGCTCCCATAGGGTCTCAGTATCAACACTGTCAATATCCACTTCAATCTCATCATCCTGTTGGCATAGAGATGAATTCCTCTTTTTGATTATCTGTACAACATTTTCAAGCTTTTCAGAAGGTAAATTCTGTAGGCATGTGCTCAGCTTTTGCTTTTCATCATATGTCATCTCCCTTTTATTAGGATCCTTTGCTTTCGGCTTCTTTGGTGCAGGGGTCCTTCCAGATTGGGGGAGAGTGACAGATTTAATCTTGGAACCAACGAGATTGGTCGTTGATTCTGACCTGTCTAAAGTCCTCTTGGGGCCCACTTTTCCTCCAGAGTCCGTTAACAATCTCAATTCGCAAATATAATCAGCCTCTATAGGGGCCCACTTCTCCTCAAATATCTTGTTAAGTTGATCGGCCATCATATGGACATCTTGGCCCTTCGGATTATACGTCATAGCATTTTGAAATGTAAGTCTAACATCCTCAGCAAATTCTTTAGGAGAGGTATACCGATTTGTTTCCAGCCTGGACTTCACAGTTCCCAGATCCATTGGATTCTTAATAATGTCAAAATAGTCATGTAAACCAAGAGCCTTTATATCAACAGGCTGGTTAAACACCCAACCATGCTTGTGCTTCATCAATCTTTCAAGCAAAGCACGACAATTCTTTAGCATTTGATTTGATAACTTCCCCGGTATTGCATGTCCTGATTCTGGCCCACTCACTTTCTTTGCACTTGATTTCGATTTCGACTTTTTGTTGCTTTCAGCTGGGGGAAACTTATCCTTAGCTAACAAAAAATCTTTATTCCTATAAAATTGGTTTACCTTTGGTGTCCTCTTCTCCTTCTCCACATTATCACCCACACCATGGCTGTTCTCCACAACTGATACACTTAACTGATTCAAAGGCCTGGACTCAACAGATACCGGTCGGGCCCCACTATCCTGATCAATTCCAGGGCCAGTTTTCTGTACATCCGTTGCCTCGATTTTCTTCACCAAACTCCGAACCAAGTCCAACTCACTCTGCAGCTTCCTTCTTATCTCTCTCATCTCCCGCTTGGACTTGAACGATAAATTGATTCTAGCACTATTTTCTTGCCCACTACCTGCCAATATTCCATTATTCTCCAATATTAGAGAACGGTTCAGACTCGAAGAACCTTCTGAACCAACAATCTTTTGAGACAAATTGGCATCTTCCAGACCTAGGATTTGAGAATGTGGATGTTGTAACACATCACCTACGTTATTCAACCCTTTGAATGACTTCCGTCTGTAGACTTTGCTTTCAGGCATTTTCTGCAGCTCTTTCGATCCTCGATTTTCACCGTTCATCATTGTCCCCGAAGTCATACATTCGACAACAAAACCCTAACTGAATAATTCAAAAAAGTAATTGCATAAATATATGACACTTCCTCTCGCTCTTCAACAAAAATGAGTGATTTCTTATCAACAAATTACTACTGCTTAAAAAAACTGAACTCCTATTGATAAAAGACAATGAATTTCCTCTGAAGCAAGCTAATTTtacaacaaataaaaaaaaaaagggcacaAGAGCACACTAGTATATGTACAGATATACAAAGCCTAAGCTAAATAGTCACTAAGCTAGAAACGATTTTCGTATAATAAATATACAGCCCAAAACAATGAGAAACAAATTATCACACTCCCAAGTTGAGAAACTCATATGCTGTAAACACTCAGATTTATGTAACTTATTACTCCTCTCTGTCCCAAATTAGTTATCATGTTTACTCGAGAGCTAATTTAACTAATCTTCAAAGCTAAATTGGACtagatcaactcaatattttCCAATTAAACTTTTAACATCAAAAACTTTAGTATGTGAACAGAGATAGCAAACAGTCGTTAAGCTAGAAACGACTTCGTAGCACAAACATACAGCTCAAAACAACGAGAAACAAATTTTTACTAGTTGAGAAACTCATATGCCTTAAATACCCGGATTTTATGTAAATTATTACTCTCTATCCCAAATTATTTATCATGTTTTCTcgagagttaatttgactaatcttTGAAGCTAAGTTAGACTAGATCAACTCAATACTTTCCAATTAAAATTTAAATCTTCAAAAAATACTACAAACTGAAACTTTCTCGCATTAATTTGATGAAAAAAACACATTTTaagatattagtgaaagtttttATAGTTAGACTCTCGAGAAGCGAAGCAAAGAAGGTAATACATCAACTTATGGAGATTTTTAGGGTTTAAAGTAAAAGCACAATAACGAACACATACCTTAAGTAGATCTTCGAAGCTAACTTGACCtagatcaactcaatatttttcaattaacacttaaatattcaaaaaCTTCACAAAAAATACTACAAATGGAACTTTCCTCACATCAATTTGATGAAGAAAATACATATTCTCAACTGCTTATGGAGATATTTAGGGTTTAAACTAAGAGCACAATAACGAAAAACATACCTTTAGTAGATCTTCACACATTAGTTATCATGTTTCGTTTTTCAAAGTTAATTTAACTAATCTTCAAGCTAAACTGAACTACATCAACTCAATACTTTCCAATTAACACTTAAACATTCAAAAACTTTACAAAAAATACAACTTTTCACATCAATTTGAAGAAAAAACACATAATTTAACCTGCTTATGGATATTTTTAGGGTTTAAACTAAAACAAACACATACCTTTAGTAGATcttcatacatacacacacacacttttTTATAGTTAATTTAACTAATCTTCGAAGCTAAATCAACTAAATCAACTCAACACCTTCAAATTAACACTTAAACATTCAAAAACTTTACCCAAAAAACAACTTTTTCACATCAATTTGATGAAAGAATACATATTTTAAGCTGCTTATGGATATTTTTAGGGTTTAAACTAAAACAAACATATACCTTTAGTAGATcttcatacatacacacacacactttaGTAGTTAATTTAACTAATCTTCGAAGCTAAATTCAACTAAATCAACTCAACACCTTCAAATTAACACTTAAACATTCAAATACTTTACCCAAAAAACAACTTTTTCACATCAatttgatgaaaaaatacatACTTTAAGCTGCTTATGGAGATAGCTAGGGTTTCAACTTAAAAAAACACATACCTTTAGTAGATCTTCACACACGCACTCTTTTATAGTTAATTTAACTAATCTTCGAAGCTAAATTCAACtaaatcaactcaatattttTCAATTAACACTTAAACAATCAAAAACTTTACGATAAATACAACTTTTCTCACATCAATTTGatgaaaaaaaatacatattttaagCTGCTTATGGAGATTTCTAGGGTTTAAACTAAAACGAACACATACCTTTAGTAGAtctgcacacacacacacacagtaaCTTTCTCTCTCTATAAATCAAAGCTGCTTTCTCTcacttcaatttttcttttttctaataTCGGAGAAGAATAGTGCGAAATGCGAGTCGCGTGGTGGCCACGACGGAATGGAGGGTTAGGATTTTGTCATCCTGAAGGAGGTGAGAGATCGACGGTCCAGATTTTGAGTTGATCGGAATGTTGACATTTGTGATGGTCTTTGTGGATGTTACCCACGCGTTGAAGGTGGCGCGTGGCTAGTGAAATGTTTGGTCATTGGGCCGAAAGTACAAACAAGGTGCACACGTATTTAAGATATAACCAAATGCTATACTTTCCTCTATTTTAATTTAAGTGTGTTAGTTTAATCAGGTatagagtttaaaaaataaaaagagatttttgaattttataatcttaaattaaagatatggataatgtactaaaatgttcaATGAAGCTTGTTGTTATAAATTTATCACGTAACATGTTTGAATTatcaacttattaaatatagaTTGTGATATACTTTTTATGACAGGTAAAAAAGGAtaaagacacttaaattgggacagaggaagtatATTTATAGAAGTTTAATTGCTTGGAAATTGATATACGATCCTGAAATTTGGAATGACTTTGAACTTCAGACATTTATATCTGAATTTCAAAGAATCTTGTTCATCCCTGCAAATATTTTATTTTCCCACCGACGTTCACTTAAGTTAAACTACAGAGTAAGGCTGCATACAATAAACTCTTGTGAATCTGTTCCTTCCCAAACACTGCACGTATCGGGAGTTTAATGCATCGAGCTGCTCTTTGTTCACTTAAGTTAAACTCACAAGATTATTGTTTTTTCAAGCTTGaaacaataatatttttatatggTATTTTAATTTTCTCCGTTCAAATAGAAATTCAAAACCAATCGGTTGCAAATAATAAAACCAAAGGGGTTTCAACAAGAAATATGTAACAAATGTGGCTACAGTGGAAGACACTTTTCGGTAGTTGCTTCTTCCCTTTCTATTTCTTCTTCCCTTGAAAGATTTGGTTACTATTTTGGAGTAATTGTAATAATTTGAAGATGAACTCTTATATTAATGCATGTGATTACAATTCTCCCAATCGATATAATTTCCCTtcattaaaaaatatgcattaaCTTCGAATTTTAAGCAAACAGTTTTAATTTCTCAGAAACTCATGAATATTTCGAAGTTCACCACTCACTATTCAGACCAGCAAGTAAAACTCGAGTTTCAGCTAAATATTCCAAATTAGTTTTCAATTAACATTATCCATACATGTGAAACACGCTATTGTACAATAACCAAGACGAATGAATATTTCAAATCTGCTAACACTAACTACAAGGCACAAGCTAAATAATTTTAAGAATTAAGTATAACttaaataacaaaataaaattgGCTACTGAATGCAATTCATTACTTTAT
Encoded here:
- the LOC132630059 gene encoding transcription factor GTE4 isoform X1, with translation MTSGTMMNGENRGSKELQKMPESKVYRRKSFKGLNNVGDVLQHPHSQILGLEDANLSQKIVGSEGSSSLNRSLILENNGILAGSGQENSARINLSFKSKREMREIRRKLQSELDLVRSLVKKIEATDVQKTGPGIDQDSGARPVSVESRPLNQLSVSVVENSHGVGDNVEKEKRTPKVNQFYRNKDFLLAKDKFPPAESNKKSKSKSSAKKVSGPESGHAIPGKLSNQMLKNCRALLERLMKHKHGWVFNQPVDIKALGLHDYFDIIKNPMDLGTVKSRLETNRYTSPKEFAEDVRLTFQNAMTYNPKGQDVHMMADQLNKIFEEKWAPIEADYICELRLLTDSGGKVGPKRTLDRSESTTNLVGSKIKSVTLPQSGRTPAPKKPKAKDPNKREMTYDEKQKLSTCLQNLPSEKLENVVQIIKKRNSSLCQQDDEIEVDIDSVDTETLWELDRFVTNYKKSLSKNKRKIELADQEKREVETNVQEENASPVVVEIPKESKAAEEKGTSSTPAHVENQGKDVSQPSSSNTDSVSSSSDSDSESSAGGGSDAEHSPKS
- the LOC132630059 gene encoding transcription factor GTE4 isoform X2, encoding MTSGTMMNGENRGSKELQKMPESKVYRRKSFKGLNNVGDVLQHPHSQILGLEDANLSQKIVGSEGSSSLNRSLILENNGILAGSGQENSARINLSFKSKREMREIRRKLQSELDLVRSLVKKIEATDVQKTGPGIDQDSGARPVSVESRPLNQLSVSVVENSHGVGDNVEKEKRTPKVNQFYRNKDFLLAKDKFPPAESNKKSKSKSSAKKVSGPESGHAIPGKLSNQMLKNCRALLERLMKHKHGWVFNQPVDIKALGLHDYFDIIKNPMDLGTVKSRLETNRYTSPKEFAEDVRLTFQNAMTYNPKGQDVHMMADQLNKIFEEKWAPIEADYICELRLLTDSGGKVGPKRTLDRSESTTNLVGSKIKSVTLPQSGRTPAPKKPKAKDPNKREMTYDEKQKLSTCLQNLPSEKLENVVQIIKKRNSSLCQQDDEIEVDIDSVDTETLWELDRFVTNYKKSLSKNKRKIELADQEKREVETNVQEENASPVVVEIPKESKAEEKGTSSTPAHVENQGKDVSQPSSSNTDSVSSSSDSDSESSAGGGSDAEHSPKS